A portion of the Carya illinoinensis cultivar Pawnee chromosome 11, C.illinoinensisPawnee_v1, whole genome shotgun sequence genome contains these proteins:
- the LOC122282902 gene encoding aldehyde oxidase GLOX-like — translation MAFTQNTQLIYMYIKEHCSPTFVVQQSDLSHIALDHHHMADQKRHSLSFKSLLIAAFLLWIPDVGFSAAAVGSPGRGQGQWQLLLNNTGVVAMHMALTHQNTVLMFDQTGSGPTGYRLRHRNNGRRCTRSKNDFQDSSCYAHSVEYDIFQNKISPLTHYTDPWGSSGSFLSNGTLLQTGGFGHGSRSIRYFRPCRDSKCDWKESRRRLSNERWYASNQRLPGHDRVIVLGGTSVFTYEFVPKRSDGEGSFDLPFLHQTYDPDSTGGNNLYPFLHLSSDGNLFIFANRDSILFNHRRNRVVKTFPQIPGAGSRNYPSSGSSVILPLDHRDGFQKVEVMVCGGAASGAYKAAGEGRYLKGLSSCGRMVITGNKHKWNMENMPGPRLLNDMLILPTGDILIINGAQSGCGGSNNARNASLQPYLYKPNSRLGRRFSVLKSTKIARMYHSSAIVLPDGRILVAGSNPNNRYASRNVAYPTELRLQAFVPQYMGREYHNYRPINVTIHYGDHGEDGVKYGREFRVWFSLGTKPSNGVEFNVYAPPVTTHSISMNQRMLKLKCRSMVRAKDGRMDAVVEAPPSPNVAPPGYFMLTVVNGGIPSISQWVRFTDT, via the coding sequence atggCTTTCACCCAAAACACACAgctcatatatatgtatataaaagagCATTGTTCCCCAACATTCGTCGTTCAACAAAGTGATCTCTCTCACATTGCCCTCGATCACCATCACATGGCTGACCAAAAACGCCACTCTCTTTCTTTCAAATCTTTGCTTATTGCAGCGTTTTTGTTATGGATCCCTGATGTTGGATTTAGTGCTGCGGCTGTAGGGTCCCCAGGAAGGGGCCAGGGCCAATGGCAGCTCCTCCTAAACAACACCGGAGTGGTGGCAATGCACATGGCATTGACACACCAGAACACTGTCTTGATGTTTGATCAAACAGGATCAGGCCCGACTGGGTACCGTCTCCGGCATCGTAACAACGGGAGAAGGTGCACTCGATCCAAGAATGATTTTCAAGATTCCTCATGCTATGCTCACTCTGTTGAGTACGATATTTTCCAGAACAAAATTAGTCCTCTAACGCATTACACTGATCCCTGGGGCTCTTCAGGTTCTTTCTTGAGCAATGGAACACTCCTACAAACAGGTGGATTTGGTCATGGTTCTCGAAGTATCCGATACTTTAGGCCATGCCGGGATAGTAAATGTGATTGGAAAGAATCGAGGAGAAGGTTATCCAATGAGCGCTGGTATGCTTCGAATCAGAGACTCCCTGGGCATGACAGGGTCATTGTCTTGGGTGGAACAAGTGTCTTTACATATGAATTTGTACCAAAAAGGTCAGATGGAGAAGGATCTTTTGATCTTCCTTTCTTGCACCAGACTTATGATCCTGATAGTACAGGAGGGAACAACCTCTATCCCTTCCTTCACCTTTCTTCCGACGGCAATCTGTTCATTTTTGCAAACCGGGATTCTATCCTTTTCAATCATAGAAGGAATAGGGTGGTCAAGACCTTCCCTCAGATTCCTGGGGCTGGGTCGAGGAACTACCCGAGCTCCGGGTCCTCGGTGATTCTTCCATTAGACCACAGAGACGGTTTCCAGAAGGTGGAAGTAATGGTGTGTGGAGGTGCAGCTTCAGGAGCTTATAAAGCAGCTGGTGAAGGAAGATACTTGAAAGGTCTGAGCTCTTGTGGAAGAATGGTGATCACAGGGAACAAACACAAGTGGAACATGGAAAATATGCCTGGACCCCGTCTTCTAAACGACATGCTGATCCTCCCCACTGGAGATATCCTGATCATCAATGGAGCACAGAGTGGTTGCGGTGGATCCAACAATGCAAGGAATGCTTCTCTCCAACCTTACCTCTACAAACCAAACTCAAGACTAGGCAGAAGATTTTCAGTCCTAAAGTCCACCAAAATAGCCAGAATGTATCACTCATCCGCCATTGTTTTACCTGATGGAAGAATCCTAGTTGCTGGAAGTAATCCAAACAACAGGTACGCTTCCAGAAACGTGGCCTACCCAACTGAGCTTAGGTTACAAGCATTTGTTCCCCAGTACATGGGGCGGGAATATCATAATTACAGGCCGATCAACGTGACAATACACTATGGAGATCACGGTGAGGATGGTGTTAAATATGGCAGAGAGTTTAGAGTTTGGTTTTCGTTGGGAACGAAGCCAAGCAATGGAGTGGAGTTCAATGTTTATGCACCACCCGTCACAACGCATTCCATCTCGATGAACCAGAGGATGCTAAAGCTGAAGTGTAGGAGCATGGTGAGAGCTAAAGATGGAAGGATGGATGCGGTTGTGGAGGCACCTCCATCTCCAAATGTTGCACCCCCTGGTTATTTCATGCTCACTGTAGTGAATGGAGGAATTCCTAGCATATCTCAATGGGTGAGGTTCACAGACACGTAA